In one Mucilaginibacter sp. PAMB04168 genomic region, the following are encoded:
- a CDS encoding DUF5103 domain-containing protein codes for MQYTDHTYRASIKSVECYNTTKPGSFPIIQLRSNEQITLAFDDLEGRSRNYYYTIEHCDAQWNTSRLSPAEYLQGFMEDRIMDYNYSSGTVQKYIHYEVKLPNQNLSPKLPGNYLLKVYEDNDQSKLIITRRIYVTGSATGISAEVVPSNNVTLRLRNQKLNFQVSYGGLNVQNPYNDIKVVVMQNGRPETMQLNTKPTFIRGNQLIYNDYNINDFAGGNEFRHFDTRTLKLNSERIARIFKDTANTVLLLGDESRNQNAYLFQYDINGSFYVINQDGRDARTDADYAYVFFNLSASSVPSKGDIYLTGKFNNYELTEAGKLVFDASRNQYTAHALLKQGVYDYQYVWINSDTKKPDSQPLEGSYFETENDYQLLVYYRPPGSRWEELIGYKVVNTKR; via the coding sequence ATGCAGTATACCGATCACACGTATCGCGCAAGCATCAAAAGTGTGGAATGTTATAATACTACTAAGCCGGGTTCCTTCCCTATCATACAACTACGCTCTAACGAACAAATAACGCTGGCTTTTGATGATTTAGAAGGCCGTAGCCGCAATTACTATTATACGATTGAACATTGTGACGCGCAGTGGAACACTTCCCGCCTGTCGCCGGCTGAGTACCTGCAGGGCTTTATGGAAGACCGCATTATGGATTACAATTACTCTAGCGGTACGGTGCAAAAGTATATTCATTATGAAGTTAAATTGCCTAATCAGAACCTCAGTCCTAAACTACCCGGCAATTACCTTCTGAAAGTTTATGAGGATAATGACCAAAGTAAGCTCATTATTACTCGCCGCATTTATGTAACCGGCTCGGCTACAGGTATTAGTGCCGAGGTGGTACCATCAAATAACGTGACCTTAAGGCTGCGGAATCAGAAGCTCAACTTTCAGGTAAGCTACGGCGGCCTTAACGTGCAAAACCCTTATAATGATATTAAGGTAGTGGTGATGCAAAACGGCCGGCCCGAAACTATGCAGCTCAATACAAAACCAACGTTTATCCGAGGCAATCAGCTAATTTACAATGACTATAACATCAACGATTTTGCTGGTGGCAATGAGTTTAGACATTTTGATACACGCACGTTAAAATTAAACTCTGAGCGCATTGCACGCATATTTAAGGATACGGCTAACACCGTTTTATTGCTCGGAGATGAAAGCCGGAATCAAAACGCTTATTTGTTTCAGTATGATATTAACGGCAGCTTTTACGTAATTAACCAGGACGGCCGCGATGCCCGCACCGACGCAGACTATGCATATGTATTCTTTAACCTCTCGGCTAGCAGCGTACCGTCAAAAGGCGATATCTATCTTACTGGCAAGTTTAACAATTATGAGTTGACAGAAGCAGGTAAACTGGTGTTTGACGCCTCCCGTAACCAGTATACCGCCCATGCCCTGCTTAAGCAAGGGGTATATGATTATCAGTACGTATGGATAAACTCCGATACAAAAAAACCCGACAGCCAGCCATTAGAAGGTAGCTATTTTGAAACTGAGAATGACTATCAGCTCCTGGTTTATTACCGCCCCCCCGGCTCGCGCTGGGAGGAACTCATTGGCTACAAAGTGGTGAACACTAAGCGCTGA
- a CDS encoding MarR family transcriptional regulator, protein MKIEDEIQSSKFEDNYHKAVINISYTYSWMSNLLRIHFEKYNLTSQQFNVLRILRGQSPKPATINMIKERMIDKMSDASRIVDRLVQKELVSRCTNNADRRAVDIHITEKGLEVLAKMDAEFKTANLFKNHFTEEEASTLSNLLDKLRG, encoded by the coding sequence ATGAAAATAGAAGACGAAATACAGAGCAGTAAATTCGAAGACAACTACCATAAAGCAGTCATCAATATTTCATATACTTATAGTTGGATGAGCAACCTGCTGCGCATCCATTTCGAAAAGTATAACCTTACCAGCCAGCAATTTAATGTGCTGCGTATTTTACGCGGCCAAAGCCCCAAACCGGCTACCATAAACATGATTAAGGAGCGCATGATCGACAAAATGTCGGATGCCTCGCGTATTGTGGACCGCCTGGTGCAAAAAGAACTGGTATCGCGTTGCACCAACAACGCTGACCGCCGGGCGGTTGATATTCATATTACCGAAAAAGGTTTAGAGGTGCTTGCAAAAATGGATGCCGAATTTAAAACGGCCAACCTTTTCAAAAACCATTTTACTGAAGAAGAAGCCTCTACCCTAAGCAATTTACTGGATAAGTTGCGAGGATAA
- a CDS encoding RNA methyltransferase: MVSKSQISLIKSLQQKKFRKEHRLFVAEGYKSVSEFIAASYHIQTVYHTPDVSAKLHKLSKKINFQEISAADLQKISSLTTPQEVLAVIKMPEWPALTQTQLVNTFTLVLDGVQDPGNLGTIIRTADWFGIQNIICSEDTVDAYNPKVVQATMGSLARVKVHYSNLAELLPHLNLPVLGAMLNGDNIYTTEFGHEGLIVMGNEGNGLRADIQRLVTRAITIPRIGEAESLNVAIATALFCSEIGRKRFK, encoded by the coding sequence ATGGTTTCAAAATCTCAGATCAGTTTAATAAAGTCCTTACAACAAAAAAAATTCCGCAAAGAGCACCGGCTTTTTGTGGCCGAAGGCTATAAATCTGTATCAGAATTTATAGCAGCAAGTTACCATATACAAACGGTATATCATACGCCCGATGTAAGTGCAAAATTGCATAAACTATCAAAGAAAATCAATTTTCAAGAGATATCGGCAGCAGATCTGCAAAAAATAAGCAGCCTTACCACTCCACAGGAAGTATTAGCCGTTATAAAAATGCCCGAATGGCCCGCTTTAACGCAAACGCAGTTGGTTAATACTTTTACGCTGGTGCTGGATGGCGTACAGGATCCCGGCAACTTGGGCACCATCATTCGTACGGCCGACTGGTTCGGCATCCAAAATATTATTTGCTCGGAAGATACTGTTGATGCTTATAACCCAAAGGTTGTACAGGCTACTATGGGCTCGTTGGCACGTGTAAAGGTGCATTATAGCAACCTGGCCGAGCTGTTACCACATCTCAATTTACCTGTTTTAGGCGCTATGCTAAATGGTGATAACATTTACACTACCGAATTTGGCCACGAAGGATTAATTGTGATGGGTAACGAAGGCAATGGCTTACGCGCTGATATTCAACGCCTCGTTACACGGGCAATCACTATACCGCGCATTGGCGAGGCTGAATCATTGAATGTGGCGATAGCAACAGCGCTGTTTTGTTCAGAAATAGGTAGAAAAAGGTTTAAATAA
- a CDS encoding ABC-F family ATP-binding cassette domain-containing protein, translating into MIAINNLTFEIGARALYDEANWHIKPGEKIGLIGANGTGKTTLLKIIVGDYKPTSGTISKAKDLTIGYLNQDLLSYSSDKSILHVAMEAFERQNQLHTEIEALLKKLETDYSEDLLHKLSDKQSEFEALDGYSIEYKAHEILAGLGFADEDQERKLSTFSGGWRMRVMLAKILLQAPDILLLDEPTNHLDLPSIVWLEDYLRNFEGAIVIVSHDRWFLDKVINRTVESRKGKLTVYSGNYTFYLEEKGMREEIQRGEFKNQQAKIKQEERLIERFRAKASKAKMAQSRIKMLDKMERVDDVDDDNPSVNFTFKFGKQSGRNVITVEGINKSYPNLTILDNADAIIEKGDKIALIGANGRGKSTLLRIIAGADKEFTGKCETGYNVTQTFFAQHQLESLHLESEILQELQNFAPKHTDTELRSILGSFLFTGDDVFKKIKVLSGGEKSRVALAKALTADANFLILDEPTNHLDMQSVNILIQALQQYEGTFIAVSHDRYFLDNIANKIWFIEDHKIKEYPGTYQEYEEWMSKRKFEPKATPAPQPKKEEKKEPVKQQPTEDKNKQLKKLNGDLTRMEQQIADLEKEVKQLESKLAEDGVFNNAAKLKETNATYQQKQSQLKQVQGQWESLAEQIMELEA; encoded by the coding sequence ATGATTGCTATAAATAACCTGACGTTCGAGATTGGTGCCCGTGCCCTGTATGATGAAGCTAACTGGCATATTAAACCCGGAGAAAAAATAGGCCTAATTGGGGCCAACGGAACCGGTAAAACTACTTTACTTAAAATTATTGTAGGCGACTACAAACCTACATCGGGCACTATATCAAAAGCCAAGGATTTAACTATTGGCTATCTGAACCAGGATTTGCTTTCTTATTCGTCAGACAAATCGATTTTGCACGTGGCGATGGAAGCTTTTGAACGCCAAAATCAACTACATACAGAAATTGAAGCGCTATTAAAAAAACTGGAAACCGACTATAGCGAAGATTTATTGCACAAACTGAGCGACAAACAAAGCGAGTTTGAAGCTTTGGACGGTTACAGCATTGAATATAAGGCACACGAAATTTTAGCCGGTTTAGGTTTTGCTGATGAAGATCAGGAACGCAAACTGAGCACGTTTTCGGGTGGGTGGCGCATGCGGGTTATGCTGGCCAAAATACTTTTACAAGCACCCGATATTTTGTTGCTGGATGAGCCTACCAACCACTTAGACTTACCCTCTATTGTATGGTTGGAAGATTACTTAAGAAACTTTGAAGGTGCTATTGTAATCGTATCGCATGATAGATGGTTTTTGGACAAGGTAATTAACCGTACGGTTGAATCGCGCAAAGGTAAGCTCACGGTTTACTCAGGCAATTATACTTTTTACCTGGAAGAGAAAGGCATGCGTGAAGAAATTCAGCGTGGTGAGTTTAAAAACCAGCAAGCTAAAATTAAACAGGAAGAGCGCCTGATTGAGCGTTTCCGAGCCAAGGCATCTAAAGCCAAAATGGCCCAGTCGCGCATAAAAATGCTTGATAAAATGGAACGGGTTGATGATGTGGATGATGATAATCCATCCGTTAACTTCACCTTTAAATTTGGCAAGCAATCGGGCCGTAACGTTATCACTGTAGAAGGCATAAACAAGAGCTATCCTAATTTAACTATACTGGATAATGCCGATGCTATAATTGAAAAAGGCGATAAAATTGCATTGATTGGTGCTAACGGCCGTGGTAAATCTACCTTGTTACGCATTATTGCAGGTGCCGACAAGGAATTTACGGGCAAATGTGAAACTGGTTACAACGTAACACAAACCTTTTTTGCCCAGCACCAGCTGGAGTCGCTGCATTTGGAAAGTGAAATTTTGCAGGAACTTCAAAACTTTGCCCCTAAGCATACCGACACTGAGCTGCGCTCTATTTTAGGTTCGTTTCTATTTACGGGCGACGATGTGTTTAAGAAAATCAAAGTACTATCGGGTGGTGAAAAATCGCGGGTTGCGCTGGCTAAGGCCCTTACAGCCGATGCTAACTTCCTGATACTGGATGAGCCTACCAACCACCTGGATATGCAATCGGTAAACATCCTTATACAGGCCCTGCAACAGTACGAGGGCACGTTTATAGCGGTATCGCACGATAGGTACTTTCTGGATAATATTGCCAACAAGATTTGGTTTATCGAAGATCATAAGATTAAAGAATACCCGGGCACTTACCAGGAATACGAGGAATGGATGAGCAAGCGAAAGTTTGAGCCTAAAGCTACACCTGCTCCTCAGCCTAAAAAAGAAGAAAAGAAAGAGCCTGTTAAACAACAGCCTACAGAAGATAAAAATAAACAGTTAAAAAAGCTGAACGGCGATTTAACACGCATGGAGCAGCAAATAGCCGACTTGGAAAAAGAGGTAAAACAGCTGGAAAGTAAATTAGCCGAAGATGGCGTTTTTAACAACGCTGCTAAGTTAAAAGAAACCAATGCCACCTATCAGCAAAAGCAAAGCCAGCTTAAACAGGTACAGGGGCAATGGGAATCTTTGGCCGAACAGATTATGGAGCTGGAAGCTTAA
- a CDS encoding BamA/TamA family outer membrane protein codes for MSGCSLTRGVPDNQYLVRGIKVDSVDKEFSDAALLHVDRLQQPNSWFNLQLYYLFNRKGKKDLGEPPALLDSSLVEYSRLQIERFLRNKGYVKAIVASDIETKQKKAYLKFTAKQGPLFRIRNIQDSVGDPKVQALYRVNRRRFSHVQPGGRFDLDSLAYDRDEFYQVMKRNGYYDFYRQYVNYNYDTTFNNSVVDIKMIIDNPPGKKEHPIYKINNTLITISTSTGRTTGLADTLKVDSQFTFVDYSRRFKPNALTRYIFQRKGDIYNIDQQTLTTSRLSELNVFRNVPNPVYKKLPDSTNRRLDSRIDIIPLKRMSDRIEAEYLHSGPAFFDFFSGTGFGFNIGNTFTNRNLFKQAEILQFKLNYSVLYGGENSGIIGGIQNQDFKIGVNLVYPRIIAPFNVPVLGKYGVPHTTFSSNFQLFYQNGLVKRRSFINSITYDWIETTRKQHSFTPISIEFSNGTIDPSAKDSLLKQDRYSYVYLIGRTVFTTSTQYTFQLNANKLNTLANFIYFRGSADIGGNTLSALSNLFNTPRDTAGQRTMFGYTFAQYAKADVDLRFYKSFGTNEQQFVFRINPGIGIPFGNSDQLIFEKNFYAGGANDMRAWLPRTLGPGKFNRAIYTTNTLRNRLKYLDQFGEIKIIGNAEYRYKIANDFYGSKVKGAFFMDFGNIWRLKESVENPGGEFKLNNLFQSTAIGIGTGLRFDLTFFVFRLDAAFKFKDPQFTGRDQYVLLRHFDELFKAGSFKDAYYNSNNEPYRFMQINFGIGLPF; via the coding sequence GTGAGTGGCTGCAGCTTAACCCGGGGGGTACCCGATAACCAGTACCTGGTGCGTGGTATAAAAGTTGACAGCGTAGACAAAGAATTTTCGGATGCAGCTTTATTGCACGTTGACCGCCTGCAACAGCCTAATAGCTGGTTTAACCTGCAACTTTACTACCTTTTTAACAGAAAAGGCAAAAAAGATTTAGGTGAACCACCCGCTTTGTTAGATAGTAGCCTGGTCGAATATTCGCGCCTGCAAATTGAGCGCTTTCTGCGTAACAAAGGTTATGTAAAGGCAATCGTGGCCAGCGATATCGAAACCAAGCAAAAAAAGGCTTACCTTAAGTTTACCGCCAAACAAGGTCCGCTTTTCAGGATAAGGAACATTCAGGATAGTGTGGGCGACCCTAAAGTTCAGGCCTTGTACCGGGTGAATCGCAGGCGTTTTTCGCATGTACAGCCCGGTGGGCGTTTTGACCTGGATAGTTTAGCCTACGACCGCGACGAGTTTTACCAGGTGATGAAACGTAATGGCTATTATGATTTTTACAGACAATACGTAAACTACAACTACGATACCACTTTTAACAATAGCGTAGTGGATATCAAAATGATCATCGACAATCCGCCCGGCAAAAAAGAACATCCCATATACAAAATCAATAACACACTTATTACAATATCAACCTCAACCGGCCGCACTACCGGTTTGGCTGATACTTTAAAAGTAGACTCGCAATTTACGTTTGTAGATTATTCGCGCCGTTTTAAGCCTAATGCGCTTACCAGGTACATATTTCAGCGAAAGGGAGATATTTATAACATTGACCAGCAAACACTCACCACATCGCGCTTATCAGAGCTTAATGTGTTCAGGAATGTGCCTAACCCAGTGTATAAGAAGCTGCCCGACAGTACTAACCGACGTTTAGACAGCCGTATAGATATTATTCCACTCAAGCGCATGTCTGACCGGATTGAGGCTGAATACCTGCACTCAGGACCGGCGTTTTTTGATTTCTTTTCGGGGACCGGGTTCGGCTTCAACATCGGTAACACTTTTACCAACCGCAATTTGTTTAAGCAGGCTGAAATATTGCAATTTAAGCTCAATTATAGTGTTTTATATGGTGGCGAAAATTCAGGCATAATTGGTGGCATACAAAATCAAGACTTTAAAATTGGGGTAAATCTGGTTTATCCGCGCATTATAGCGCCCTTTAATGTGCCGGTATTAGGTAAGTACGGCGTGCCGCATACCACCTTCTCGTCAAACTTTCAGTTATTCTATCAAAATGGACTGGTTAAACGCCGCAGCTTTATCAATTCCATTACTTATGACTGGATAGAGACTACCCGCAAGCAGCACTCCTTTACACCAATCAGTATTGAGTTTTCAAATGGAACCATTGATCCCAGCGCTAAAGATTCATTATTAAAGCAGGACAGGTACTCATACGTTTATCTTATTGGCCGTACCGTATTTACTACCAGCACACAATATACATTTCAACTTAATGCCAATAAGTTGAACACACTGGCAAACTTTATATACTTCAGAGGTTCGGCAGATATTGGTGGCAATACGTTAAGCGCACTCAGTAACTTGTTTAACACGCCGCGTGATACCGCAGGGCAGCGTACTATGTTTGGTTATACATTTGCCCAATATGCCAAGGCCGATGTAGACTTGCGTTTTTACAAGAGCTTTGGTACTAATGAGCAGCAATTTGTTTTTCGCATAAACCCGGGCATTGGCATTCCATTTGGTAACAGCGATCAGCTTATTTTTGAAAAGAACTTTTATGCAGGCGGTGCTAATGACATGCGTGCCTGGTTACCACGCACACTTGGCCCGGGTAAGTTTAATAGAGCTATATACACTACCAATACGCTACGTAACAGATTAAAATACCTCGATCAATTTGGGGAGATAAAAATTATAGGCAATGCCGAATACCGGTATAAGATAGCTAATGACTTTTATGGCTCCAAGGTTAAAGGCGCTTTCTTTATGGATTTTGGAAATATATGGCGCTTAAAAGAATCTGTAGAGAACCCAGGCGGCGAATTTAAATTGAACAACCTATTCCAGTCTACCGCTATTGGTATCGGTACCGGTTTGCGGTTTGATTTAACTTTCTTTGTTTTTCGTTTGGATGCAGCGTTTAAGTTTAAGGATCCACAGTTCACAGGTCGCGATCAGTATGTGCTGTTAAGGCATTTCGACGAACTGTTTAAAGCAGGATCATTTAAAGATGCTTACTATAACAGCAATAACGAGCCTTACCGTTTTATGCAGATTAATTTTGGTATAGGGTTGCCGTTCTAA
- a CDS encoding SGNH/GDSL hydrolase family protein has protein sequence MSNQFNRRNFISSAATATLAAIAIPDMVSAAVKNENAKKLTLNANDIILFQGDSITDSGRNRTNTSPNSNGMLGSGYPYLASADLLLKNPGKDFKIYNRGISGNKVFQLADRWDADCLQIKPNVLSIMIGVNDFWHTLTNGYQGTIDTYRTDYRKLLDRTKQALPDVKFIIGEPFAVKGVKSVNDNWYPKFNEYRRVAREIAAEYDAPFIPYQDVFDEAQKTTPGSYWTADGVHPTLAGANLMAQAWLKAVK, from the coding sequence ATGAGTAACCAATTTAACCGACGTAATTTTATAAGCAGTGCCGCCACAGCCACTCTTGCTGCCATCGCTATACCCGATATGGTATCGGCTGCTGTAAAAAATGAGAATGCTAAAAAGCTAACCTTAAATGCTAATGATATCATCCTGTTTCAAGGTGATAGTATTACCGATTCCGGTCGCAACCGCACTAATACATCGCCTAATAGTAACGGGATGCTGGGCAGTGGTTATCCATACCTGGCCAGCGCCGATCTACTGCTCAAAAACCCCGGAAAGGATTTCAAGATATATAATAGGGGGATCAGCGGAAACAAAGTTTTTCAATTGGCCGACCGCTGGGATGCCGACTGCCTGCAGATTAAACCCAATGTACTGAGCATAATGATAGGCGTGAACGATTTTTGGCATACGCTAACCAACGGTTACCAAGGCACGATTGATACTTACCGTACTGATTACAGGAAGCTGTTAGACCGTACTAAACAAGCGCTACCCGATGTGAAATTTATTATAGGTGAACCGTTTGCGGTTAAAGGTGTTAAATCTGTAAACGATAACTGGTATCCCAAATTCAATGAATACCGCCGGGTGGCGCGCGAAATTGCTGCCGAATACGATGCGCCTTTCATCCCTTACCAGGATGTATTTGATGAAGCACAAAAAACAACCCCAGGCAGCTACTGGACTGCTGACGGCGTACACCCTACTCTTGCAGGCGCCAACTTAATGGCCCAGGCATGGTTAAAAGCAGTGAAGTAA
- a CDS encoding quinone-dependent dihydroorotate dehydrogenase: MYSILKPILFKFDPEKVHYFVTRNLKRFNRLPGGAALSRSIWAVNDKRLEREVFGLKFKNPVGLAAGFDKNGDTIAEMANLGFGFIEVGTVTPLPQPGNDKPRMFRLPADGALINRMGFNNLGVDVLASRIAAYRKSAEAAKNPVIIGGNIGKNKNTPNEDAVSDYIKCFDRLFDVVDYFVVNVSSPNTPGLRALQEKEPLMNILNTLQQRNRKNDISRPILLKIAPDLTDEQLNDIVEIVQKTGIAGVIATNTTISRDGLAAPQSVVNEMGGLSGKPLTQRSTAVIKYLAQKSNQSFPIIGVGGIHSPEDALEKLAAGAVLVQLYTGFIYEGPALIGRINQKLLAQTS, encoded by the coding sequence ATGTATTCCATACTTAAACCCATTTTATTTAAGTTCGATCCTGAAAAGGTACATTATTTTGTAACCCGCAACCTGAAACGCTTTAACCGGTTACCCGGTGGGGCGGCACTTAGTCGTTCAATTTGGGCAGTGAACGATAAGCGACTGGAGCGCGAGGTATTCGGTCTGAAATTTAAAAATCCGGTTGGTTTGGCAGCCGGGTTTGATAAAAACGGCGATACCATAGCCGAAATGGCTAACCTGGGTTTTGGTTTTATTGAAGTGGGCACGGTAACACCATTGCCACAACCCGGGAACGACAAACCCCGTATGTTCAGACTGCCTGCCGATGGCGCTTTAATTAACCGAATGGGATTCAATAACCTTGGGGTAGATGTACTGGCATCGCGTATAGCTGCTTACCGCAAAAGTGCTGAGGCTGCCAAAAATCCGGTCATTATTGGCGGCAATATCGGCAAAAATAAAAACACGCCTAACGAAGACGCCGTAAGCGACTACATAAAATGTTTTGACCGCCTGTTTGATGTGGTTGATTATTTTGTGGTAAATGTAAGCTCGCCTAACACACCCGGCTTACGGGCGCTGCAGGAAAAAGAACCATTGATGAACATCCTGAACACGCTGCAGCAACGCAATCGCAAAAATGATATTAGCAGGCCGATACTGCTTAAAATAGCACCCGATTTAACGGATGAGCAACTGAACGATATTGTTGAGATTGTACAAAAAACCGGTATCGCCGGCGTAATTGCCACAAATACAACCATAAGTCGGGATGGATTAGCAGCGCCGCAAAGCGTGGTTAATGAAATGGGTGGTTTGAGTGGTAAGCCTTTAACGCAACGCTCAACAGCAGTAATCAAGTATTTGGCGCAAAAGTCTAATCAATCGTTTCCAATAATAGGAGTGGGTGGCATACACTCACCGGAGGATGCGTTGGAGAAATTAGCTGCCGGCGCGGTATTAGTGCAATTATATACCGGCTTTATTTACGAAGGGCCGGCGCTGATTGGCCGCATTAATCAAAAGTTGTTAGCGCAAACCAGCTAA
- a CDS encoding DUF5522 domain-containing protein, whose protein sequence is MLIKGTDYYINVEGNYVFTREYHLKRGHCCKNKCLHCPWLFGQPKTPKGCKKK, encoded by the coding sequence ATGCTAATTAAGGGTACCGACTATTACATTAACGTTGAAGGAAATTATGTTTTCACGCGCGAGTATCACCTCAAACGAGGGCATTGCTGTAAAAACAAATGCCTTCATTGCCCCTGGCTGTTTGGGCAACCAAAAACACCAAAAGGTTGTAAAAAAAAATAA
- the coaE gene encoding dephospho-CoA kinase (Dephospho-CoA kinase (CoaE) performs the final step in coenzyme A biosynthesis.) produces MLKIGITGNIGSGKTTVSQVFELLGIPVFYADYHAKNVMVTDAELISGIMQAFGTEAYFADGQLNRKYISGIVFNNEDELQKLNALVHPAVFRAFDAWALQHIHSPYVLKEAAVLFESGSYKDCNYTIIVTAPITMRIQRVMQRDGISQLEAESRNAKQMPQEKKEQLANFTIKNDNSELIIPQILALHQQFLELSSTLS; encoded by the coding sequence ATGCTTAAAATTGGGATAACAGGCAATATAGGCAGCGGAAAAACAACCGTAAGCCAGGTGTTTGAACTTTTAGGCATACCCGTTTTTTATGCTGACTATCATGCTAAAAATGTGATGGTAACCGATGCAGAATTGATAAGCGGCATCATGCAAGCTTTTGGTACTGAAGCTTATTTTGCTGATGGCCAATTGAACCGCAAGTACATATCCGGCATTGTATTCAATAATGAGGACGAATTGCAAAAACTAAATGCATTAGTGCATCCGGCAGTGTTCAGGGCGTTTGATGCCTGGGCTTTACAACATATCCATTCGCCTTATGTGCTTAAGGAAGCTGCCGTACTGTTTGAAAGCGGCTCCTATAAAGATTGCAATTACACCATTATAGTAACTGCACCAATAACTATGCGTATACAGCGTGTTATGCAGCGCGATGGTATTAGCCAGCTTGAGGCGGAAAGCCGCAACGCCAAACAAATGCCGCAGGAAAAAAAAGAACAGCTGGCCAACTTTACTATCAAGAATGATAACTCAGAGCTGATCATTCCGCAAATTTTGGCTTTACACCAACAGTTCCTCGAACTGTCTTCTACCCTTTCATGA
- a CDS encoding spore protein, with protein sequence MGVTRLKRKDRKNKTVSRLEVQFLKLATNLELGSRSAEPKKSQIAKNNAVLAQLSSK encoded by the coding sequence ATGGGCGTAACACGTTTAAAAAGAAAAGACAGAAAAAATAAAACTGTATCTCGTTTAGAAGTACAGTTCTTGAAATTGGCTACTAACTTAGAGCTGGGAAGCCGCTCAGCAGAGCCTAAAAAGAGCCAGATTGCTAAAAACAATGCAGTTTTAGCTCAGCTTTCTTCTAAATAA
- a CDS encoding exonuclease, with translation MTILDDFLAFDENGLYCKYGKFYLDPKQPVEHAVISHAHGDHAVPGNLNVYCTTPTADFMRLRYGKNAGKNFSLFGWHQTFLLGEVSVSFLSAGHILGSAQVIMQHRGVTYLYTGDYKLQADATCEPIEWIKADVLITESTFANPATLHPDPEAEIQKLNSIQSNILLGAYGLGKAQRLIKMINDYAPQKQVLVHFRIAPLNAIYEKNGFNLGKYQLYNRKLMKNQEQFVYVVPPFTFDSYARATGVKRLFASGWKNLQVNEQDTLFISDHADWSDVLQAIDHVSPTQVWTLHGEGIHLKNYLGSRIFTKALN, from the coding sequence ATGACTATTTTAGATGACTTTTTGGCCTTTGATGAAAATGGCCTGTACTGCAAATACGGTAAGTTTTATTTGGACCCCAAGCAACCTGTTGAACATGCCGTAATAAGTCATGCTCATGGTGATCATGCTGTACCCGGCAATCTTAACGTTTACTGCACCACTCCCACAGCCGATTTTATGCGGCTGAGATATGGTAAAAATGCAGGTAAAAATTTTAGCTTGTTCGGTTGGCACCAAACGTTTTTGTTAGGTGAGGTTAGCGTAAGCTTCCTTTCAGCCGGGCATATATTGGGTTCGGCACAGGTAATTATGCAGCACCGCGGCGTTACTTACCTGTATACCGGCGATTATAAGCTGCAGGCCGATGCAACCTGCGAACCAATTGAATGGATAAAGGCTGATGTGCTAATTACAGAAAGTACATTTGCTAACCCCGCTACGCTCCACCCTGATCCGGAGGCTGAAATTCAAAAACTTAATTCCATTCAAAGCAATATATTGCTTGGCGCTTACGGACTGGGCAAAGCGCAGCGCCTTATTAAAATGATAAACGATTACGCACCACAAAAACAGGTGCTGGTTCATTTCCGCATTGCACCGCTAAATGCCATTTACGAAAAAAATGGCTTTAACCTGGGCAAATACCAGCTTTACAACCGCAAGCTAATGAAGAACCAGGAGCAGTTTGTTTATGTAGTGCCGCCGTTTACTTTTGATAGTTACGCACGTGCCACAGGTGTAAAGCGGCTGTTTGCCTCAGGGTGGAAAAACCTGCAGGTGAATGAGCAGGATACCCTATTTATATCTGACCATGCCGACTGGAGCGACGTATTACAGGCTATTGACCATGTATCACCTACACAAGTTTGGACATTGCACGGCGAGGGTATACATTTAAAAAATTATCTTGGTAGCCGAATATTTACTAAAGCCCTTAACTAA